CTGGATCTCCATCGCGCTCGGATTGGGCGTCGTGCTGTTTGCCGTGGAGGCATTCATCATTCCGTCCTATCTGGAGGAATGGGGTGAGATGCTGATGGGGGTGGCTCTGGTGTTGGCACCCTGGACGTTTGGCTACCAACAGGGATCGGCCACGACGAGCAGCGCTCTCGCCGGCATCGTGGTGATCGTGCTCGCTTGCTGGGAGCTGACGGTGGATCGTGATTTCGCCACTTGGTGGCACGATCGCTGGCATCACCGAGCTGGCTGAGAGGAAGCCGACTGAAACGTTGGTCTGACCGCCGACCACCGGCGGCGGGAGAGCTTGCAATTGCGCGAAGCTGCGTCCCCTCCAGGCCGCGTTGATGGAACACGCACGCAGCCTTTGCAGAGAAATCACGCCGGCGACCGCGAGCGGGACGATAGAGAAGCGTCGTCCCGCACTTGCGGGAAAGCGGCTATCGCCGTCGCTGCAGGGGTAGAGCGCTTTCGAGCGAAGTGGAAACCGGTTCGCGTAAAGAAAACGCGTCAAAACGAGATTCTAGAGCCCCGTTCCGATTCCATCGGAACGGAAACGGCTCTAGTCGCCCCTCGGCCACGTCACTCCGTCACGATGCAACTCTTGCCTCGATCTGCTCCCAAATTCTGGTCTTGCGTGTCTCCGGCATGACAAGGAGGGCGATCACGAAGCACACCGCGGGGACGACAATCGGGTAGATTAGCGCGTAGCCGATGCTGCCGGTCGCTGCGAAGCCGGCTGATGTGATGAACGGCACCAATCCGCCGCCCCAACCATTGCCGATATGATACGGCACCGAGACCGAGGTGTACCTGATCCTGGCCGGGAAGAATTCCGCCAGGAACGCTCCGACCGGCCCGTACACCATCCCGACGTAGCAGACGAGGATGAAGATGATGAAGACGGCGACCGGATAGTTGATGTGTCCCGGCTGCGTGACCGTGCCGAGCCACAGATACAGGGGATAGTAGGTGATCGCGGCAAGCAGCATCCCGCCGAGGATCACGGATTTGCGGCCGATCTGATCCGACAGCCAGCCAAAGAAGATCAGGCTCGGCGTTGCGATCAGCAGTGCGGTTCCCACGATGTAGGCCGAGGTCACCGGATCGACCTTGGAGACCTGTTGCAGGAAGTATAGTGCCCAGAATTGACCGCTGTACCAGACCACGCCCTGTCCGATCAGGACGACGATGGCGATCAGGATGTACTTGATGTTGGGGCTGAGGAAAGCTTCGCGCCAGGGATTCCTGGTCATTTGTCCGCGGGCCTTGATCTCCTGGAAAATCGGCGTCTCCTGGAGCTGGAGCCGGATGTAGATGGCGATGGCCACCAACAGGAACGAGACCAGGAACGGAACGCGCCACGCCCATTCGTCGAAGGCCTGATTGCCGGCCCAGGTCCGGGTCAGGACGATCACGGCCAGCGACACCACGATCCCGAGCGTCGGCGAGGTTTGTAGCCAGCCTGTGTAGTAGCCCCGGCTGTCGTCCGGAACATGCTCGGCGACATAGGTGATGGCGCCGCCATATTCGCCGCCCAGGCATAGACCCTGGATCATCCGCAGGCCGAACAGGACGAATGCGGCCGTCACGCCGATCGACTGATAAGTTGGGATCAGTCCGATCGCGCCGGTTCCGAGGCCCATTCCGCTCAGCGTAATGAGGAACGTATATTTGCGGCCGACCCGATCGCCCATCCATCCGAACAGGAAGGCCCCCAATGGACGGATCAGGAATCCCGCAGTGAACAGCGCGATCGTGCTCAGCAGGGCCGCGATGGGGTGGGACTGTTCAAAGAACTTGACCGACAGAACTGCGGCCAGGCTGCCAAAGATATAGAAGTCATACCACTCAATGATGTTTCCCACTGACGCAGCGACAATCACGCGACGAAAATCGCTCGGTACTTGAATTGCCATGTGCGGCTCCTCTCAAATGCAAACGCTACGCCTCGCGTTTTTCAGCGATCGATCCGCTCGCGGCGTGCGCGTGGTGCGCGGCGTTGCAGGCGAGATTTGCGAGTTCGTCCGCAACGCCTGGTCTCAGGGGGAGTTGTGGGCCACCTGAGAAGAGCTCCAGCGGCTGTCAGGTGCCGCGAGCCGTCACTGCCTCGTCCCGTCTGTCCGGGGGTGGAGGCATCGGGTTAGTCTAGTCCCAATGGGATCGGTACCTAATGAGACTTTCGGCTTGATCGGTTTGACGCAGGCTACATCTGGGCCTGGCGCGGGGAGCCGCGACAAAGGTCGGTCCTGGTATCCCGGCCTTGCCCGGCGGTATTCTGCATCCGTTCTGCTAGCAGTGAGGTCACAACTTCCGGTAGCTTCGCAGCCCGGCAGGGATCGCGAGCGGAATGGCGGAGCAGGGCACAACGCCGGGCGGCAGACGCGGCTACGCGGGGACGTGGCCGCCGCGCGCGGCTATGCCAGCCGGCGGCTATGTTCCGGCGCGCGCCAGCATCTGGCGGCCTCTCGTCGAGACGCTGCGGCAATGGGCGCGTGCGGAGGCGGGCGCCGGGCGGCTGTTGCCCTGGGTGCCGGTGGCGTTCGGGACGGGCATTGCGTTCTATTTTGGGGCCGAGCACGAGCCGGTGCTGTCGGTCGCCGCCAGCGTCGCCGTCGCGCTCTGCCTGCTGGCGCTGCTGCTGCAGCGGCGCAGCGTGTTTCCCGCCATCGTGATGCTGGCTGCGGTCGCTGCGGGCTTTGCGACGGCGACCTGGAAGACCGCGCGGATCGCCCATGGCGTGCTGGCGCGGCCGCTATTTTCCGTGGCGCTGACCGG
This Bradyrhizobium sp. CCBAU 53421 DNA region includes the following protein-coding sequences:
- a CDS encoding SPW repeat protein yields the protein MRIQHWQDAASLLVGVWLVASPFALGFSGAALWISIALGLGVVLFAVEAFIIPSYLEEWGEMLMGVALVLAPWTFGYQQGSATTSSALAGIVVIVLACWELTVDRDFATWWHDRWHHRAG
- a CDS encoding MFS transporter, encoding MAIQVPSDFRRVIVAASVGNIIEWYDFYIFGSLAAVLSVKFFEQSHPIAALLSTIALFTAGFLIRPLGAFLFGWMGDRVGRKYTFLITLSGMGLGTGAIGLIPTYQSIGVTAAFVLFGLRMIQGLCLGGEYGGAITYVAEHVPDDSRGYYTGWLQTSPTLGIVVSLAVIVLTRTWAGNQAFDEWAWRVPFLVSFLLVAIAIYIRLQLQETPIFQEIKARGQMTRNPWREAFLSPNIKYILIAIVVLIGQGVVWYSGQFWALYFLQQVSKVDPVTSAYIVGTALLIATPSLIFFGWLSDQIGRKSVILGGMLLAAITYYPLYLWLGTVTQPGHINYPVAVFIIFILVCYVGMVYGPVGAFLAEFFPARIRYTSVSVPYHIGNGWGGGLVPFITSAGFAATGSIGYALIYPIVVPAVCFVIALLVMPETRKTRIWEQIEARVAS